Proteins co-encoded in one Oncorhynchus tshawytscha isolate Ot180627B linkage group LG34, Otsh_v2.0, whole genome shotgun sequence genomic window:
- the LOC112231726 gene encoding mucin-2, with protein MNATSAPSNISITSMVVNATSDPVNMSTTHIVPNGTSAPINVLTSAQSAVNVTSGPVTQSNTTTTLSTTTPSLSNTPIVNTTAPSTTPIVNTTATPNTPVVSTTVPPTTAVVKTSLAPTTPITNLTDVLTTPLPTTLVATTPVTTTQVPTTTASRATEAPLTSPLLSLQFSLTSTFNSSLSNSRSPEFLALANHVTTQLDNLFKALFGVRFLRTVVNSFRSGSIVVESTLIFNNISSVPNDSLVAQTLQTAITSNTSGLTLPINSSSIVVTRATTMTNATTSAATTAAPTADVTTTPPAVAKTTTTAVPAATTTTAVPAATTTTAVPAATTTTAVPSATTTTAVPSATTTAVALTNPPSSSEGTLILRFSLDEIFTSDLANPSSSAFKALAGKVVSEVNKIFAGTPNFLRSIVNSFKSGSVVTNMTLVFRNKSSVPSACSAQATFTMSSTSLNILPGSANVESSVNSGSAPRPTAFCLAFLPLTLALLMVQLLAN; from the exons ATGAATGCAACTTCAGCCCCCTCAAACATATCAATTACAAGTATGGTTGTCAATGCAACATCCGATCCTGTGAACATGTCAACAACACACATAGTGCCCAATGGAACATCAGCGCCCATAAATGTGTTAACATCAGCCCAAAGTGCTGTCAATGTCACATCAGGACCTGTAACACAAAGCAATACAACTACAACACTATCAACTACAACCCCATCGTTGTCAAATACCCCAATAGTCAACACAACAGCTCCTTCAACTACCCCCATAGTCAACACAACAGCAACTCCAAATACCCCAGTAGTCAGCACAACAGTTCCTCCAACTACTGCAGTAGTAAAAACATCTCTAGCTCCAACCACTCCGATAACCAATTTGACCGACGTACTAACTACCCCATTACCAACTACGCTGGTAGCAACTACCCCAGTAACAACTACCCAAGTGCCAACTACAACGGCATCCCGTGCAACAGAGGCGCCACTGACCAGCCCACTTCTGTCACTGCAGTTCAGCCTGACATCTACCTTCAATAGCTCTCTGAGCAACAGCAGGTCACCAGAGTTCCTGGCTTTGGCAAATCATGTGACTACACAG cTGGATAATTTGTTCAAGGCTCTATTTGGAGTCAGATTCCTTCGAACTGTTGTCAATAGTTTCAG GTCAGGGTCAATTGTGGTGGAGTCTACATTGATATTCAACAACATCAGCTCAGTGCCTAACGATAGCCTGGTAGCACAAACCTTACAAACTGCCATTACTtccaacacgtctggcctgacatTACCTATCAATTCATCCTCCATTGTGGTCACAC GCGCTACTACAATGACTAATGCAACCACCTCCGCTGcaacaactgctgctccaacTGCAGATGTCACCACGACCCCTCCGGCAGTGGCCAAAACCACCACCACCGCTGTTCCGGCAGCAACCACCACCACCGCTGTTCCGGCAGCAACCACCACCACCGCTGTTCCGGCAGCAACCACCACCACCGCTGTTCCGTCAGCAACCACCACCACCGCTGTTCCATCAGCAACCACCACTGCAGTCGCACTAACTAACCCTCCATCTTCTAGTGAAGGAACCCTGATTCTTCGGTTCAGTCTCGATGAGATATTCACCTCGGATCTTGCCAACCCGTCCTCTTCAGCATTCAAGGCTCTGGCTGGCAAAGTAGTCTCAGAG GTGAACAAGATTTTTGCTGGAACCCCAAACTTCCTTCGTTCCATTGTCAACTCATTCAA GAGTGGATCTGTAGTTACCAACATGACCCTCGTGTTCAGGAACAAATCTTCGGTTCCCAGCGCATGCAGCGCACAGGCAACTTTCACCATGAGTTCCACCTCCCTGAACATCCTACCGGGCAGCGCCAATGTTG AGTcatcagtcaattcaggaagtgctCCCCGACCCACTGCCTTCTGTCTGGCTTTCTTGCCTCTCACTTTGGCACTGCTAATGGTACAGTTGCTGGCTAACTAA